The Aspergillus fumigatus Af293 chromosome 7, whole genome shotgun sequence genome includes the window TCGATTTCATACTACAGGTCTCTACATACAATGGGCAACCTTGGTGCGACGTGTGCCTGCATCACGCCCCAACAACGGCAGATATTCCGCCCCATGTCTCGCTGCATGGATTCTGGGCTTATCCGACCGTCTGGAACCTAGTACAAATCAGATATACTCCAAAATCGCAACATGTGGTAGATTACAAGTGTATGCGGCCTACCTAGTCAAAGTGGTGACTCTGTCAGGGTGATGGTGATTTCGCTACTACGTTACTACCTTACGGACTACATTGGGGTATACAGAACCCGCGTTGCTAGTTTGAAAAGTACCGCATCTAGATTGAAGGTATACAATGATCCCTACATTCCTCCCAGTATTCTAGAAGACGCCTCTAAAGTCCCATTCAATAAGCGACAAGTGACAGTTGTAAACGGTAGTCTCTAGATTTGAATATGGTTTAGAGAGCTGTCTGAGACCCACCACTGTGGCCGTTCAACCTGTAATGGTCACCAGGCTTGATATTTAGGAGAGCACAGTGCCTGGTGTTGCAGTCCCTTCTTATTTGCCATGTTTCTGGCTGTCGCTCTCCTCCGCTCACCTTTATTTCAAGTCCGATATACCGGCCTTGGTCCACCAAAAGTCACACTCTCTTCGACTCCATCTGTCCTCCACATACTGCGCCGCAACACCGGTACCACTCCCCCCAGCACGCTCATCATTCCCTTCTCCAAAGACCATAATCCTGCGTCCAGATGTCAGTGAGGCATTGTAAGGCTCCCACACTGGGCGATTGTTATACTTTCCCCCCACCGCATTCGGATCCCCAGCCACAATAAACGAAGTGATGTAGGCATGAAACGTCCCCGCGATCTCATCCTGACTGCTCGAGATTCCTCGCACCTCCGGATTATACGTCTCATACTCCATCTGATCACCATGGTTCGCGCCCCCCTGAACCGTCTTATTCAGCACCCAGCGATACAGAAACACGGGCTCCTCTTGTCCCGCCGAGGCGAGAGTCGCGGTCTGCCTCACCGGACAGACATATGCGTAATGACCGTACGCGGCTTCGACGCGCTTATACTGCGGTCCGACAGGTATGCTTCTAGTTTCGCGATATGGGGAGGACGGGTCCACCGCGGGGTCTGGGTAGAGCTCGTCGATGGTCCTGATATCTTTGTCCGAGTAGGCAGGGAGCAAGGTGCGGAAGAAGCTTGTGAATTCGGAAGACTGCGACATTGCGGACGGGACGTAGTATGTTCCTTCGTTTGTGTTGAAGCCAGTCAGGATAGGCATTTTGTTCCATTTCCCGGAGTGCCAGGCGTCGATTGGGCGGGTCTTGATCAGCTCGCCGTCGATGACGGGTTGGAAAGCCCAGCGGACGGAGGGGTTGTATCGGTCGAAGACGGTGCAagaggcgttgatgatggttgagGGCGGCTGGCGACGCAGGCAATTTATTATCTCTGATTGTGGCCTATCGGCGCAGCCGGCTTCTGTAATGAATTCTTGGAATTGGGTTTCGTGGATTTGGGCGTTGTATGCATGCACGGCGCGGGAGGTGGCTGCGCCAGATTCGAGAACGGCTCGGTGGAAGAGAGAGGTGCCGAGGTCGTAGTTCATGATATGGTGTGCGATCTACGTACGATTGATATCAGTGCTGGTCTTTGATTATATCTCCTTGGGCGCCATACCGAGTGTGCTCCTGCGGACAGGCCGATGAGCGTGACTTGCGAGGGGTCCCCTCCAAACGCTTCGATATTTTCCCGAACCCattggaaggcaaggattTGGTCATGTAGTCCGAGATTGAGAATTCCCTCCTGCGCTGACACGGTCGAAGGAAGAAATCCCAACGCGCCGATGCTACAATGATTCCCTCAGCTGAGCCCGTTGATCGACCATTTCGCGACGACTCACCGATAGTTGAAGCTTACTGCAACGAACGGTTTCTCAGACCATCCCATCATAGATGCAGTATTGTGCATTGAAGCTGTTCCAGTCAGACATGCCCATGTTTGTTTGCAGATTCCTCACCTGTGCCACGGTTATATGCTCCACCATGCACGTACACCGCAACGGGTAGTTTGCCTTTTGCGCCATGAGGACGAAACACATTCACCGTCAGGCAATCCTCCGAAGTGGTGGCATTACCAGGAACCTTCAGTAGTTGTTTGCCAGGGCATCTGCTTGTTCAGCATCCGTACTGGATTCGATATGATAGATCGCTTACCGTGGCCCGAACCGACTCGCGTCAATGGCATCGTTTGAAGAGCCCACTGCTACGGCTCTGCGGAATCTCTTGTCTCCAGTCGGAGGTAGAGCATAAGGGATTCCTCGGAACGCATCGACCGGATGTCGCAAAGAGTCAGACAATCTGGTTCCTACGACAATACCTTGGCGAAGTTGGACAGTTGGTCGAGCAATGAGCTTATCAAGTACAGCGTTCGGGAGCCATGCTAGAACTCGGCTCTGCATGGAGAATGGTACATATCCCTGCTGTAGGATGAAAAGCAGGATGATAGGAAAGGCAGCCAGAAGTATGATTCTATGAGAGCGAAACATGTTGTCGGCAGTCCACCTTCAGAATTCAGACGCAGATAGATAATCACTTGAATATCATATCACCTCTTAGCAACTCATCACAGGGACTGTTACAATATCCCTGTTGCCCCGTCCCTCTCCACTTCCCCGCTTTGACGCTGATAGTGAGGCCCATGATGCTCGACTCCTCGCCGGAATATGCCTCCACTGTGGAACTACCCCACACGGCTTATCTTTGACAGCATTAATAACGTCTCCAACAGAGGTCATGATACGAGGCAGATCAGTGGGGTCATCATTCCGTCCTTTCAAGACTTTGATGCCATAGATAAGGTTGCGGACAACGTCCGTCTTCGTCAACGAGCAAGTCTTTTTCATCATGCTCATTGGTAATTGCTGCTATAGCGGTTTCAAGCGGCCTATGCCCGACTAGGTCTCCATTTGGAGTATCAAAATGCTGAACCTGATAGAATTCCCACTGCATCCTTCTGACAGGGGACTCCTGGAGCTTTCGGAGTAGACGCTGGTGTTATCATGCAGTCAACCCGTGTACTCCGAAGCGGGGTTACTTGATATAAGTACAATGGCAGACACAGTGGACAGCCATCAAGACTCAGGACGCGTGTCAGAGTATATCAGATCCTTACTTCATCGAAATGCAgcgcgagaagaagaaacctGACGACGGCAAGACCGACGCCATCCTCGCAACCGTCCccggcaaggaagatgaCATTGAGAATGGTCACATTTCTTCGCTGGACGAGGCTGAACTTTTCCTGCGAGAGCATGGCATTTCACACTCCCAGCTTCAGGAAATGCTCGATGACCCCGCCAAATCTCGGAGGATTAGAAGGCGAGTTGATTTGATCCTTCTGCCTCTTCTCTGTGGTACATACGTTTTGCAATATATCGATAAGCAGGTGAGTTTTCCATGCACCATCCGAACAGACTACTTACTGAATGGTATAGGCTCTCGGCTACAGTGCAGTCTTTGATCTTTTTAAAGATGCCCACATCAACAGTGATGAGTATAGCTGGCTCGCCAGTATTTTTTACTTTGGTATTCTCCTCACCCTCCGCAATGACCCTCAGGCTGACGATACAGGCTATCTCTTCTGGGAGTATCCTGCGAATTTGATTGCTCAGCGACTTCCCATCGGAACGGTTATCTCATACTTTGTGTAGGCTTTTTTTATGTATGTAAACTCTCTATTTGGCGCACTGACACTCGCTAGTATTGCCTGGGGAGCCATTCTGATGATAACGGCCGGCTGCAACAATTTCACTGGCATGGCGATCTGCCGCTTTCTCCTCGGTTGCTTCGAAGGTATTATGATTACCACGCTGGCCGGCAATAGCTAACATCTTAGCCCCGATTACCCCCTGCTTCATGATGATTGTTGCCATGTGGTATCTGCGGCAGGAGCAGCCCTTCCGCGCTGGATGTTTCTACTGCTGCAATGGCATTGGATCAATGGTGCGCTGATATTCCTGGATCTTTCATAACATATCTGACAATCTCAAGCTTGGTGGCCTGATAAGCTTTGCTATTGGCCAGCTAAATGGATTTCCTGTCTGGCGAGCAGTATTTCTCATCTGCGGCGGGGTGACGGTGCTCTGGGGAGGCATTCTGCTGCTTTACCTTCCAAACAGCATTCTCTCCGCGAAGCGATTTACGATCGAAGAGAAGATCTTACTTATTGGAAGAGGGAAACAGAACCAGACGGTGTGCCACTTCCCTCAGTGCCAATGTACAGAATGCTCGCTAATCCTTCCAGGGTATTCTCAACCGCTCAATAAAGTGGTACCAAATCCGAGAGGCTTTCCTTGATCCCCAAGTCTGGCTCGtcttcctttttgtcttGCTCAACGAGACGGCTAACGGAGGTGTGGCTAATGTACGTCTCCCTGCTGCATAGCGAGATCTCTACTCACGCCCTACAGTTCGGCaaactcatcatcaaaggCCTGGTCTCCAGTCCTCTCCTTGCAACAGCCCTCGGCATCC containing:
- a CDS encoding putative extracellular lipase — encoded protein: MFRSHRIILLAAFPIILLFILQQGYVPFSMQSRVLAWLPNAVLDKLIARPTVQLRQGIVVGTRLSDSLRHPVDAFRGIPYALPPTGDKRFRRAVAVGSSNDAIDASRFGPRCPGKQLLKVPGNATTSEDCLTVNVFRPHGAKGKLPVAVYVHGGAYNRGTASMHNTASMMGWSEKPFVAVSFNYRIGALGFLPSTVSAQEGILNLGLHDQILAFQWVRENIEAFGGDPSQVTLIGLSAGAHSIAHHIMNYDLGTSLFHRAVLESGAATSRAVHAYNAQIHETQFQEFITEAGCADRPQSEIINCLRRQPPSTIINASCTVFDRYNPSVRWAFQPVIDGELIKTRPIDAWHSGKWNKMPILTGFNTNEGTYYVPSAMSQSSEFTSFFRTLLPAYSDKDIRTIDELYPDPAVDPSSPYRETRSIPVGPQYKRVEAAYGHYAYVCPVRQTATLASAGQEEPVFLYRWVLNKTVQGGANHGDQMEYETYNPEVRGISSSQDEIAGTFHAYITSFIVAGDPNAVGGKYNNRPVWEPYNASLTSGRRIMVFGEGNDERAGGSGTGVAAQYVEDRWSRRECDFWWTKAGISDLK
- a CDS encoding putative MFS transporter — encoded protein: MQREKKKPDDGKTDAILATVPGKEDDIENGHISSLDEAELFLREHGISHSQLQEMLDDPAKSRRIRRRVDLILLPLLCGTYVLQYIDKQALGYSAVFDLFKDAHINSDEYSWLASIFYFGYLFWEYPANLIAQRLPIGTVISYFVIAWGAILMITAGCNNFTGMAICRFLLGCFEAPITPCFMMIVAMWYLRQEQPFRAGCFYCCNGIGSMLGGLISFAIGQLNGFPVWRAVFLICGGVTVLWGGILLLYLPNSILSAKRFTIEEKILLIGRGKQNQTGILNRSIKWYQIREAFLDPQVWLVFLFVLLNETANGGVANFGKLIIKGLVSSPLLATALGIPQGAFQVFFILSGTYLSSRFKNIRTIIMIIYLFPTLIGVCLLWQLPRTNRYGVLFGYYIIASYVTSLVLCLQMPSSNTGGYTKRVTATALVFIAYCVGNIVGPHAFLAREAPVYETGCKLILACALGQMACTVALRVLLSRRNKRRDAEGVAPAEGDADEQILADLTDFENLRFRYVL